The Paenibacillus spongiae nucleotide sequence CGGCGGCTTTCGATGTAAGACAGCCTTGTCAAAGGCGTCTAGCACCAGCTCCTTGGTCATGCGTTCGCCAAGCGACCAGCCCACGATCTTGCGAGAGTAAAGATCCATAATACTCGCTAGATATACCCAGCCTTGCCGCGTGGCAATGTAGGTGATGTCGGCTACCCAAACTCGATTGGGTGCATCCGGTTTAAACGCACGATTCAGCACGTTTTCAAACACCGCCATGTTGTGCTTCGAGTTCGTTGTTGCTTTTTGCTTCTTCACTGTAATCGAGCGAAGTCCCATGTCCTTCATGTAACGACTCACCGTTTTGGTGGAGACTGTCCAGCCTTCTTCGCGCAGCTTTTCAGCGATCTTATCGCTCCCATAACGTTGCTTGAAGCCATCGAAGTGGTGCCTGATGCGTTTCTTCAGCTTCTGACGGCGTTTCTCCTGCTCGCTTGGTTTTCGCGTGACCCACTTGTAATAACCGCTTCGGGATACATTCATGACACTGCACATCTTCTCAACACGAAACTGGAAGCGGTGTTTATGAATAAATGAGTAAATCAGTCTCGGTTTTTCGTGAAGAAGTGCATCGCCTTTTTTAGGATTTCATTCTCTTCTTGCAACTCGCGATTCATTTGTTCAAGTTTATTCAAACGCTCGTAGTCGACGAATAACTGGGACTTCTCCCCAGTATCGGCAAACTTCTTTCTCCAGGCGCGGATGGTACTTACCGGGATATCCAGCTCCTTTGAAACTTCAGACGGGGATTTCCCTGTTTCTTGCATGTGCTTTACGGTTTGACGTTTGAACTCATCATCAAAATGTTGGCGAATATCTCCCATGACACACCTCGACCCTTATTGTTAGTTTTATTGTAACAGGTCGCTACTACGGTGTGTCCACTTTCTAGTCTAGCTGCAGTTCCACAGATGACGGGATGGAGCGATCCTCCTGGAAAATTCTCATTGTCTTTGGATGCAACGATGCTAAGAGTACCCTATATAATAAGCATTGTATTCATGGCTATTGGTGTTTTATTGTTTGCGGTTGCTTTCTATAGGGAGTTACCGAATAAGAATTTAGAAGCACATAGAACGACTACATCAATAACTTAACAATTGGTGAAAGAACGTTGCGCAAACGGATACGATAGTGGGGAGCTTGCCGAGCGGCAAGCTCTACTTCGTTCTTTAAAGTAAACGGGCAGGAGACTACAAGTACATTTGAGGAGAAGCAACTTCTTTTGGCACAAATTGTTGCGAAGCTATTTTCCGCCCCGCCTATACTTGAATTCAAGAGGAGGGACTGAGATGGAGTGGCTGGAGCGATATGAAATGAATTATAGAATCGTTGATAAAGGCCGGTTTTATAATATGGGTGCCGGAGGCAGGATTCCTTTGATTTACAATGGTCCGAACCCGCATACCGCCGATGTTTGGAGAAAGATTTGATGTATTGCTGGTTGAGGCTTCCGCGTGGGCTGTGTTTACAACGATCGAAAAACGAGCAAATGAAACCCAGGATACATGGGCTCGAATTTATTCGGAATGGTTTCCTACATCCGGATATGAAATGACTGACGGGCCGGAAATACTATGGTATGAAAGTTATGATTTTAGCAAGTAAATGTTTGGACTTCTCCTGGTAAGCTGCGGCGATCCGAATCCGAACTCATTCGATCCAGCCCGTAAAGACGGCACCCCCTTGGCTGCTGCGATTACCGACCTGGAGGTCGCCGTTATGCGCTCTAATAATTCTGCGCGCGATCGTAAGCCCAAGCCCGGTGCCGCCGTTTTCCGGGTTTCTCGAATCGTCGCCCCGGTAGAATGCATCAAAAACATGAGACAGCTGTTGCTCTGGAATGCCGGGCCCGCTATCTTCGACGGTAAAGCAGGCTCGAGATTTCTCCATGTGCAATCGGATAGTGATGCTGCCTTTTGCCGGCGTATAACGAAGGGCGTTATCAATCAGATTTCCGATTGCGCGCCGCAGCAGATGGGCGTCGCCCAGAAGCTCGCCGCTCTCATCAGCGGCATCGTAAGTCAGTTCGATACCTTTTTCCCTCGCTTGAAGTAAATACTCCGTCGCGATATCCTCGAACAAAGAGCCGATGTCCAGCTGCTTCGGCCGCAGCAATTGTTCCAAGGATGACATCTGGCCGTACGAAAAAAGATCGGATACGAGATGTTCCAATTGCTCGGCCTTTTTGCTGCAAATGGCGGCATATCTCGCGGTCTTCTCCGGATTGCCACCGCGTTCCAGCCTCGTCAAAAATCCCCGCAGCGCGAATAAGGGCGTCCTTAAGTCATGAGCAATCGAACTGATGAAGAACCGTCGTTCTTCCTCCAGTACGGATTGGCGGATAAGCGATTCCCGAAGCCCCTTGCCCATCGCTTGAAAAGCGGTGCGCACGTCCGCTACCTCCATTACCGTAGATTTGGGAAGTTGAAAATCCAAATCGCCGCCGGCAATTCGTCTGGCCGCGGCACTCATCGCTTCCAATGGCTTCACGACGACGCGGCCTATTTGGAAACCAATGAATAGGATGGCGATCATTCCCGTGATAAAGGCAAACGCCGTCGCCAATTCGCTGGTTTGCTTGGGGGCGTAGATAAGGGCTTTCCCTCGCAATTGCCCTTTCTCCATGATGACTATTTCCCGTTGTGCGGCTGATTCCGATCCCGATGGGTTGAAACGATACATATCGCGGCCCTGCGCATCGAGCAAGACGATTCCCGAACGCGAAGCGGCAATCTTCTTTTCGATCCCTGCCTGCCAAGCCGGTTCGCTCCAGCGAGCGACGTCAGTACCGCCGACTTCGCGCAGCAAGTCGTTCATAGCCGTCTGCTGCCGTGAATAGTTGTCATTCTCCAATACGTACCGGTCGAATAAGCCCGGGATTTCGTAAAACAAACGAGGAAGAATGAGCACGATTAGCATGCCGATTACCATCCACTGGCGTATGAGGAGCGGTTTCATCGCCGCACCCCTTCGAAACGATAACCGACGCCCCAGACGTTGGCAATAAACGTCGGCTTTCTCGGGTCCTCTTCGATTTTTTCGCGAATTCTCCCGATCAGAACGGTTACGGAATGCTTGTCTCCGATCCCTTCCCAGAAGCGCTGGAGCAATTGTTCGTACGTAAACACTTGGCGAGGGTACTCTGCGAACAAGCAAAGAATATCGAATTCTTTGGGCGTCATCGGCACCGAAACGCCGTCGATTCTCGCTTCGTGCGCCATGATGTCCAGAACGAGACGTCCGAAGTCCAGCTCAAGCTTGACTTCCTTTTCTTGCTTGCCGTAGCGTCGGAGCACGGCTTTAATGCGGGCGACGACTTCCTCGGGCGTCGCGGATTTCACGATATAATCGTCGCCGCCCAAGCTGAGGCCTCTGATCTTGTCCATGTCTTCGCCGCGCGCGCTAAGGAACAAGATCGGCGTATCCTGCGTTTTCCGAATTTGCCTGCAAAGCTCCAGTCCACTCTGACCGGGCATCATCACGTCCATCAAAATGCAGTCGACCCGATTGTGCCTTAATGCTTCAATCGCAAATGCGGCGTTATACGTTTCCACGACTTCGAACTGCTCGTCTTCGAGATAATCCCTCATTAACTCTACGATTTCCCGGTCGTCGTCAACGATCAATACGGTGCGTTTAATACCCATGCTGATTCCCCCAAATATAGCATAAACCCCGAATGGTAAACATTGTAGCATATCCGCGAGGGCTCGTGTCCCGATTGAGCGGAATGAAACCGTTTGTTGAGCGTTTTGTGACTTTTTCGCTCCGTGTTTAGTGATATTCGAATGTTATGGTTAACAGTATCGATAATATGCGATATCACTGCGGGAGGGGGAGAAGTGCATTGCAAGCAGGTGGATTCATTTTTAAATTATTAGGATGGGCATTTTTGGCCTGCATCGTGGCGCAAGCGTTTATCGCCGGAATGGCCGCTTCTCGGACGCTTCAAATTGGGAGTTGCACAGATCGTTCGTCAAACTATTTGCCCTGGCTCCCTTGCTCATGTTCCTGATGACTTTCGTCAATGGAATCAAAGGGATTAAACGCTGGGTGAGCTTGGGACTGTTCGCGCTCGTCGTGTTCCAATTTTTGTCGGTTCAAGTTTTCTCGTCGGCGGGCGTCATAGCGGCGCTGCATCCGGTTGTGGCCATGCTGTTGTTCTGGGGTTCGGTCATAACGGTTAAAAACAATCCGAAAGAAATTCAAGCAACAAGTTGAGCAGAAGCGTTGAATGATGAATATGCGAATAATCAGACAAAGGAGAACGAATACAAATGGAAACGAAGCTCAATACGCAATTGGCTAAACTGGTGCAATTGCAGCATCCACAGAAAGTATTGGCTTTTGCGCGCAATATGGACGACAAGGTGCTGGCGGCGATTTACGGCATAGACGTCGATACGTACCTGCTCGTTAAAAGCCAATTGACGCAACAAGCGAAAGCAGCGGCGGAGCAACTGCTGCAACTCCCCGATTTTGCCGCCCGGGTCGACCGCTTGCCGTTCAAGGCGGGGGAAATCGTTGTCGGCTTGGGTGAAAGTACAACGGACGACTCGCTTTCGTGGTTCGAAATCCTTCGTCATCTGCTTGAACTGCGAAGGCCGCAGGACGCAATTCGCCTGATCAACGAAGGGATATCCGGCCATACGTCGACTCAGGTTCTGAGCCGAATCAATGGAATCGCAGCCGGACAGCCGAATTGGATTTTGTGCATGATCGGAGGTAACGATACGATGCGCGTAGGCCCAGACTCCGCGAAACCGCTTGTGAGTTTGGAGGAAACGGCTAAGAACTTGCACGAGATTCGGCGGATTGCCGCGGCACGGTCCAAATCCAACTGGGTATGGATCACGCCGTCGACCGTCGATGAAGAGCGGGCTGCCGCGTTTACGCATTTCCAGTTGGGGCAACTCAGTTGGAGGAACGAAGATATTCTCGCTGTCGGTGACTTGATCCGCAGCATGTCCGATCCGGTTATCGATACGCTAGCGGTCATCGGTCTGCCGGCGCAGGCGGCATACATGGGCATAGATGGAGTCCACCCTACGATCGAAGGGCACAAGGCGATCGTACGCCGGGTTGTCGAAAGCCTATCTGAAGGTAAAGAGCGATGAAAGTCGTCGTATTCGGAGCTACGGGCGGAACCGGCCGTCGAATCGTCGCTCAAGCGCTCGACGCGGATCACGAAGTAACCGTCA carries:
- a CDS encoding DUF6220 domain-containing protein, which gives rise to MHRSFVKLFALAPLLMFLMTFVNGIKGIKRWVSLGLFALVVFQFLSVQVFSSAGVIAALHPVVAMLLFWGSVITVKNNPKEIQATS
- a CDS encoding SGNH/GDSL hydrolase family protein — its product is METKLNTQLAKLVQLQHPQKVLAFARNMDDKVLAAIYGIDVDTYLLVKSQLTQQAKAAAEQLLQLPDFAARVDRLPFKAGEIVVGLGESTTDDSLSWFEILRHLLELRRPQDAIRLINEGISGHTSTQVLSRINGIAAGQPNWILCMIGGNDTMRVGPDSAKPLVSLEETAKNLHEIRRIAAARSKSNWVWITPSTVDEERAAAFTHFQLGQLSWRNEDILAVGDLIRSMSDPVIDTLAVIGLPAQAAYMGIDGVHPTIEGHKAIVRRVVESLSEGKER
- a CDS encoding sensor histidine kinase, which gives rise to MKPLLIRQWMVIGMLIVLILPRLFYEIPGLFDRYVLENDNYSRQQTAMNDLLREVGGTDVARWSEPAWQAGIEKKIAASRSGIVLLDAQGRDMYRFNPSGSESAAQREIVIMEKGQLRGKALIYAPKQTSELATAFAFITGMIAILFIGFQIGRVVVKPLEAMSAAARRIAGGDLDFQLPKSTVMEVADVRTAFQAMGKGLRESLIRQSVLEEERRFFISSIAHDLRTPLFALRGFLTRLERGGNPEKTARYAAICSKKAEQLEHLVSDLFSYGQMSSLEQLLRPKQLDIGSLFEDIATEYLLQAREKGIELTYDAADESGELLGDAHLLRRAIGNLIDNALRYTPAKGSITIRLHMEKSRACFTVEDSGPGIPEQQLSHVFDAFYRGDDSRNPENGGTGLGLTIARRIIRAHNGDLQVGNRSSQGGAVFTGWIE
- a CDS encoding response regulator transcription factor: MGIKRTVLIVDDDREIVELMRDYLEDEQFEVVETYNAAFAIEALRHNRVDCILMDVMMPGQSGLELCRQIRKTQDTPILFLSARGEDMDKIRGLSLGGDDYIVKSATPEEVVARIKAVLRRYGKQEKEVKLELDFGRLVLDIMAHEARIDGVSVPMTPKEFDILCLFAEYPRQVFTYEQLLQRFWEGIGDKHSVTVLIGRIREKIEEDPRKPTFIANVWGVGYRFEGVRR
- a CDS encoding GyrI-like domain-containing protein codes for the protein MFGERFDVLLVEASAWAVFTTIEKRANETQDTWARIYSEWFPTSGYEMTDGPEILWYESYDFSK